The genomic region ACCGCTGCCGCCAGAACGAAAAGCCCGCGCATCCTCATTCCGCAGCGGCTTCCATCCGGCACGCCCGCATCGGCTCTTCGCCGGTCATCGGCTTCAACCCCAGCTTCGCCAGCATCGCGCTATCGGCGTCATCGCCCGCGTTCGCTGCGGTGAGCAGCTTGTCGCCGGTGAAGATGCTGTTCGCGCCCGCCAGGAAGCACAAAGCCTGCGTCGCCTCGCTCATGCTCTCGCGGCCAGCGGAAAGGCGCACCATGCTCATCGGCATGGTGATGCGCGCCACCGCCACCGTCCGCACGAATTCGATGTCGTCGATCTTCGCGAGCGGCGTGTCGGCCAGCATGTCGCCCAGTACGGTGCCCTTCACCGGCACCAGCGCGTTGATCGGCACGCTTTCGGGATGCCGCTCCAGCGTCGCCAGCGCATGGAGGAAACCGACGCGGTCGCCGCGCTGCTCGCCCATGCCGACGATCCCGCCCGAGCAGACGTTGATGCCGGCGTTGCGGACATTGTCCAGCGTTTCGACGCGCTCCTCGAAGCTGCGCGTCGAGATGACGTTCGCGTAATTCTCGGGCGCGGTGTCGATATTGTGGTTGTAATAGTCGAGCCCCGCATCCTTCAGCATCGCCGCCTGCTTGGGCGTCAGCATGCCGAGCGTCATGCAGGTTTCCATTCCCATCGCGCGCACGCCGCTGACGATCTCGACGATCGCGGGCATGTCGCGGTCCTTGGGATTGCGCCACGCCGCGCCCATGCAGAAGCGCTGCGAGCCATTGTCCTTCGCCTGCGCCGCGCGCTGGAGCACTTCGCGCGGGTCCATGAGCTTGGTCGCCTTCACGCCGCTGTCGGCATGCACGCTCTGCGAGCAATAGCCGCAATCCTCCGGACAGCCGCCCGTCTTGATCGACAGCAGCGTACACAGCTGAACCTCGTCCGCCGCGTGATGCGCACGATGCACCTCGGACGCGCGGAACAGCAGCTCGGTGAACGGCAGGTCGAACAGTGCGGCGATTTCCTCGCGGGTCCAGTCGGTACGCGGCGTCAAAACAATACTCCCAACCAGATAAACGAAAAGGCGCCGACGCCGGCGCCGAGCCCCGCCACCGCAGCGGTGTGCATCCACCAGGCACGCCGGGGCAGCGGCGTTTCCTTGCGGCGCGCGGTAATGACTTCGGCGATCGCCGAAATCGAGGAAAAGCCGCTGATCGCCAGCGATACCAGCACCACGACGAGGGTCGCCGGCTTGATCGCCTCCGCCTTGTCACTGCCCGACAGCGTCAGCACGCCACCGAAGGCGAGCAGCGTCGTCGTCAGCAGGAACTTGGAATAGTCATACAGCAGGATGTCCGTGTCAGGACCCGGATCGACCAGCTTCGCTGGGGTGACGGTTTCCTCGTCGCTCATTCGGCGGCCTCCTCGGCAGGTGGCATGTTGTGGCCCAGCAGCTTGAGCACCTCGGCCGCGGCGGTCACCAGATTCGTGCCGGGCCCGAAGATCGCCTGCACCCCCGCCTCGCGCAGGAACTCGTACTCCTGCGACGGGATCACGCCCCCGGCGACCACCTTGATGTCGGGCCGCCCCGCCTCCCGCAGCCGCCGGATCAGCTCGGGGACCAGCGTCTTGTGCCCTGCCGCCAGGCTCGATGCGCCGACCACGTCGACCTCGCGCTCGATCGCGAGCCGCGCGGCTTCCTCGGGCGTCTGGAACAGCGGCCCCGAGACGACATCGAAGCCCAGATCGGCGAACGCCGATGCGACCACGTTCGCGCCGCGATCATGCCCGTCCTGCCCCATCTTGGCGACCAGGATGCGCGGGCGGCGGCCAAGTCGCCGTTCGAGCGCGGCCACGCCTTCCTCGGCGCGCGCCCAGCCCGCATCCTCGGCATGGGCCGGGCCATAGACGCCGCGGATCGGGGTGACGCTCACCCCATGCCGATCGAACACCGCCTCCATCGCCGCCGACATTTCGCCGAGCGTGCAGCGCGCGCGCGCCGCCTCGACGCACAGGCCGAGGAGATTGGCGTCGCCCGCCGCCCCCTGCCGCAGTGCGCCCAGCGCGGCCTGCGCCGCCTTCTCGTCACGCTCGGCGCGGACGCGCTCGATCCGGCGAATCTGGTCGGCGCGCACCTTGGCATTGTCGATGTCGAGGATGTCGATCTCGTCGGCCTGCGCCGGGCGATATTTGTTCACGCCGACGATCACGTCCTCGCCCCGGTCGATCCGCGCCTGCCGCGCCGCCGCGGCGCGCTCGATATGCTCCTTGGGGATCCCCTTCGCGACCGCGTCGGTCATCCCGCCGGCGGCTTCGACTTCCTCGATCAGCGCCCAGGCCTTGTCCGCGAGCTCCTTGGTCAGCGCCTCGACATAATAGCTGCCGCCCAGCGGATCGACGACGTTCGTCATCCCCGTTTCTTCCTGGAGGATCAGCTGCGTGTTGCGCGCGATCCGGGCGGAGAAATCGGTGGGCAGCGCGACCGCTTCGTCCAGCGCATTGGTGTGCAGGCTCTGCGTGCCCCCGAACGTCGCCGCCATCGCCTCGATCGTGGTGCGGATGACGTTGTTGTAGGGGTCCTGCTCGGTCAGCGAGACGCCGCTCGTCTGGCAGTGCGTGCGCAGCATCTGGCTGCGCGCATTGCCGCCGAAATCGGCGATGATCCGGCTCCACAGCGTGCGCGCGGCGCGCAGCTTGGCGACTTCCATGAAGAAGTTCATGCCGATGCCGAAGAAGAAGCTCAAACGCCCTGCAAAAGCGTCAATATCCAGCCCGCGATCGAGCGCCGCGCGGACATAGGCCATGCCGTCCGCCAGCGTGAACGCCAGCTCCTGCACAGCCGTCGCCCCGGCCTCGTGCATGTGATAGCCGCTGATCGAGATCGAATTGAATCGTGGCATGTTTTCGGAGGTGTAGGCGATGATGTCCGCCACGATCCGCATCGAGGGCTCGGGCGGATAGATATAGGTATTGCGGACCATGAACTCCTTGAGGATGTCGTTCTGGATCGTCCCCGAGAGCTGGTCCTGCGATACGCCCTGCTCTTCCGCCGCGACGATATAGAAGGCCAGGCACGGCAGCACCGCGCCGTTCATCGTCATGCTGACCGACATGGTATCGAGCGGAATGCCGTCGAACAGGATCTTCATGTCCTCGAGCGTGTCGATCGCCACGCCAGCCTTGCCGACGTCGCCCGTCACGCGCGGGTGATCGCTGTCGTATCCGCGATGCGTCGCCAGATCGAACGCGACCGAAAGCCCCTTCTGCCCCGCGGCGAGATTGCGGCGATAGAAGGCGTTCGATTCCTCGGCAGTGGAGAAACCGGCATATTGGCGGATCGTCCAGGGGCGCCCCGCATACATGCTGGCCTTCACGCCGCGCGTATAGGGGGCGAAGCCCGGCAGGCCAGGATCGGCGGCATCCTGCGCGGTGTAGAGCGGCTTCACCGCGATGCCCTCGGGCGTCTCCCACCCCAGGTCGCGCCCCTTCACTTCCTTGGCGGCAAGCGCCTTCCAGTCGTCGAGCGTGGGTTTGTCAGCCATTCGCAATCTCTACTCTTTCGCACGTCCGGGTGCATCCACGCCGCTCAGCGGGAATCACGCACCCTTGAATTCCGCATCGCGCTTCTGAAGGAAGGCGGCCCCGCCCTCGGTCGCGTCCGCGGTCCGCCGCGCGGCGCGCTGGTTCTCGGCCTCGCGCTCCATCGTCTCGGCGAGGCTGTGGCTCATGCCATAGGCGACCTGCTGGCGCATCAGTCCCATCGCGACGGTGGGACCGCGCGCCAGCCGGTCGGCGAACATCCACGCCTCGTTCTCGAGCACGTCGTTGGGGACCAGGCGATAGGCGAGCCCCCATTCGAGCGCCCGCTCCGCCTTGATCCGCTCGCCCAGCAGCAGCATCTCCATCGCGCGGCCACGGCCGATCAGCCGAGGCAGCATCCAGCTCGCGCCGCCGTCCGCCACCAGCCCGATGTTGACGAACGCCTGCAGGAAATAGGCGCTTTCGCCCGCGATACAGAAATCCGCCGCCAGCGCCAGGCTGCACCCGATCCCGGCTGCGGCGCCCTGTACCGCGCTCACCACCGGCACCGGAAGATCGGCGATCGCCTGGATCGTCGGGTGATAATGGTCGGAAAGCGCTTTGTACGTCGCATCGCCGGGCTCGCCGTCGCGCGCCGCGCTCGCGCTGACGTCGGCGCCGGAGCAGAAGCCGCGTCCAGCACCGAGCAACAGCACCGCGCGGGCATCGCCGAGCGCATCGAGCGCATCGCGGATTTCGTCGAACATCTGCGGCGGCGCGGCGTTCAGCCGCTCGGGCCGGTTGAGCGTGATGCCGAGCACGTCGCCGCGCCGTTCGGTGAGGATCATTTCATAGTCGGTCATTTCAGTCGTCCCTCTCCCGCCCGCGCTACACCGGAACCGTTCGTACTGAGGAGGGGCTGAGCCTGGCAAAGCGGCTCCTCAGGTCGAACGGAGCGTCTAGTGCCCGCCCTTCGGCGTCTCCATCAATTCGGTCAGCACCCCGCCCATGTCCTTGGGGTGCAGGAAGATCACCGGCGTGCCATGCGCGCCGATCCGCGGCTCGCCCAGCACCTTCACGCCCTTCGCCTCCATCTCGGCCTTGGCGGCGTAGATGTCGGGCACTTCGAAACAGACATGATGCTGCCCGCCTGCCGGGTTCTTCTCGAGAAACTTCGCGATCGGCGAATTCTCGCCCAGCGGCTCGAGCAGCTCGATCTGGCTGTTCGGCGTGTCGACGAAGCACACGCGCACGCCTTGTGCGGGCAGGTCGAAGGGTTCGCCGATGCGGGTGGCGCCCATGATGTCGCGATAGCGGGCTACTGCCGCCCCAATCGAGGGCGTTGCGACGCCAACGTGGTTCAGGGGACCGAGTTTCATGCGTTTCCGTCTTTCTCAGACAGATATTCTAAGACCTTATCCTTGATTTCGGTGATTTCGTGCTGCGTCAGAAAGCTGACTTCTAGCGCATCACCCGTGTCGCAATCGGTAATCCGATGATTGCGGACCAGTCCTTCAATCATCTCTCGCGCCCATGTATTTTCTTTCACTCGGGCCATCTCGCACAGGACTTCAAACCTGTCAGTGATAGAAAATCTAGAGTCTGCAAGAAACTGTCCAAAAAGTCCTGCGGAATTGAAGCCGCTTTCGCCGGGCCAACCAGCGCAGTCAGCTCCCCAACTGCGGACGAATGCCGATGGGTTACATTGCGAAATGAAGTCTTCCCATTCAGCGCACAGGAAATTTATTTCCTTGCGTCCAGCGGACCCCGCCATCCAGTCCCAATAGTATACCACGTCCTTCTCATCGAAGAGGCCCGCTTCGACGTCCAACCCGGTGAGGTAGGAATATTTCGCATCAAAAGAGCGATTGACTCGCCCCTGCTTGTCGAATGGCTCTCTATCCATGCTGCCGCTCCTGTTTAAAGCGGAATATTGTCATGCTTCTTCCACGGGTTCTCGAGCTGCTTCCCGCGTAGCTTCCGCAAGCCCAGCGCGATCCGCCGCCGCGTGGAATGCGGCATGATGACTTCGTCGATGAAGCCCTTGCTCGCCGCCACGAACGGGTTGGCGAAGCGCGCCTCATATTCCGCGGTCTTCTCGGCGATCTCCTCGGGCGTGCGGCCGCGGAAGATGATCTCCACCGCGCCCTTCGCTCCCATCACAGCGATCTCGGCGGTCGGCCACGCATAGTTCAAGTCGCCGCGCAGGTGCTTGCTCGCCATCACGTCATACGCGCCGCCATAGGCCTTGCGCGTGATCACCGTGATCTTGGGCACCGTTGCCTCGGCATAGGCGAAGAGCAGCTTCGCGCCGTGCTTGATGATGCCGTTATGCTCCTGCCCCACGCCCGGCAAAAAGCCCGGCACGTCGACGAACGTCACGATCGGGATGTCGAATGCGTCGCAGAAGCGAACGAACCGCGCCGCCTTCTTCGACGAATTGATGTCGAGCACGCCCGCCAGCACCATCGGCTGGTTCGCGACGATGCCCACCGTGCGTCCCTCGATCCGCCCGAAGCCGATCAGGATGTTGCCCGCATGCGCCGGCTGCAGCTCGAAGAAGTCGCCGTCGTCGACCGTCTTCCGGATCAGCTCGTGCATGTCATAGGGTTGGTTGGCGCTCGGCGGGATCAGCGTGTCGAGGCTCGGCTCGAGCCGATCCCACGGATCGTCGCACGGCCGCTCGGGCACTTCCTCGCGGTTCGACGCGGGCAGGAAATCGATGAAGTCGCGCGCGGCGAGCAGGGCCTCGATATCATTCTCGAACGCGACGTCGGCGACCGAGGACTTGGTCGTGTGCGTGATCGCGCCGCCCAGCTCCTCCTGCGTCACGACTTCGTTGGTCACCGTCTTCACCACGTCGGGCCCGGTGACGAACATGTAGCTCGAATCCTTCACCATGAAGATGAAGTCGGTCATCGCCGGCGAGTACACCGCGCCGCCCGCGCACGGCCCCATGATGAGGCTCAGCTGCGGGACCACGCCCGATGCGAGCACGTTGCGCTGAAACACCTCGGCATAGCCGCCCAGGCTCGCGACACCCTCCTGGATGCGCGCGCCGCCGCTGTCATTGAGGCCGATTACCGGTGCGCCGACCTTCAGCGCCATATCCATGATCTTGCAGATCTTCTGCGCGTGCCGTTCCGACAGCGAGCCGCCGAAGACAGTGAAATCCTGGCTGAAGACGAACACCAGCCGGCCGTTCACCGTGCCCGATCCGGTGACCACGCCGTCGCCGGGGATCACCTGATCCTCCATGCCGAAATCGGTGCAGTTGTGCTCGACATACATGTCGAGCTCCTCGAACGAGCCGGGGTCGAGCAGCACGTCGAGCCGCTCGCGCGCGGTGAGCTTTCCCTTCGCATGCTGGGCGTCGATGCGCTTCTGGCCACCGCCCATCCGCGCCGCCTCGCGACGCTGCTCCAGTGCTTCGAGTATGTCGAGCATGGGTTCTCCCGATGTTGCGCCCTTCCCTCACAGGGACGGGCGCGGCGCGCAACTGCAATGTTGCGAAGTTGCAGCCGCAGGGTTTGCAGATATGAAGCGCCGATGGAACCCCGCCGCCGCATCTTCGCCGGAGACCGTTTGCGCGATCTGCGCCGCCGCACCGGGCTCAGCCAGGCCGCGCTGGCGCGGCGGTTGGGCATTTCGGTCAGCTATCTATCGCAGATCGAGAACAACGATCGCCCGGTGACGGCGGCGGTCCAGCTCGCGCTCGCACGGGAATTCCCGTTCGAGCGGCTGGCGAGCGACGATGCGCTGCCGATGCTGCTCGCGGCGGTGGAGGCGGGCAGCGACGTGAGCGTGGCACGCGATCGGCTGAGCGAAGAGGCGGTGCGCCGCGCGCTCGAGCAGCAACCGCAGCTCGCACGCCGGCTGGTCGCCGTGCACGAAGCCTATCGCCGTTCACAAGAGCAGCTGCGCGTGCTCGACGATCGCGTCGAAAGCGGCGCGCAGGAAGGATCGCAGCTCCCCTGGGAGGAAGTCCGCGACTGGTTTCAGGCCGAGGGCAATTATATCGATGCGCTCGATCGTTCGGCCGAAGCGCTGCACGCGCGGCTGGGCGATCTGCCGCTCGAACGCGCGCTCGAGCAGCGGCTGCGCCAGTCGCACGGCGTGCGGCTGGAACGCGAAGGCGCTGACCATGCCGAACTCAGCCGCTTCGATCCGGAGGCGCGGAGCTTCCGCCTCAACGCCGGGCTGCCGCCCGAAAGCCGCTGCTTCCGCCTCGCCACGCTCCTCGTGCGGCTCGAACTCGCGAGCGAGATACGCGCCGTCGCCGAGCACGCGGCGCTGGCCAGCACTGCCGGCCGCGAGCTGCTATCGGTGGGTCTCGCCAACTATGCCGCCGGCGCGCTGCTGATGCCGTACGGCGCATTTCGCCAGGCCGCGCAGGAAATGCGGCACGACATCGATCGGCTGCGCCAGCGGTTCGGCGTCAGCTTCGAACAGGCGTGCCACCGCCTTTCGACGCTGCAACGCCCCGGCGCCGCCGGGCTGCCGGTATTCTTCTGCCGAGTCGACATGGCGGGCAACATCACCAAGCGCCATTCGGCGACGCGCCTGCAATTCGCCCGCTTCGGCGGCGCCTGTCCACTGTGGGTGGTGCACGAAGCGGTCGCGATTCCCGATCGGGTGCTCGTGCAGCTTGCCGAGATGCCCGATGGGACGCGCTATGTCTCGATGGCGAAGGGGCTGGTGAAGCCTTCCGGCAGCTTCTCCCGGCCGCCGCGGCGCTATGCGGTTGCGCTCGGCTGCGAGGAAAGCCACGCAGCCGATTTCGTCTATGCCGATGCGCTGCGCACCGGCGGCGCGGCCACTCCGATCGGCACCTCGTGCCGCATCTGCCCGCGCACCGACTGCGACCAGCGCGCTTTCCCGCCAGCCGCATCGATCATCGAGATCGATCCCGACGTGCGCGAGACCGTGCCCTACGCCTTCCGCTGAGTACGGCCAGGATCAGCCGGCGCGCTCGTCCTCGGGAGTAGGCGCCGTGCTGGAGCGCGTGGCGACATCACCGCCCAGCGCACTATTCTGGTCGCGGTCGCGCGTGCTGCCTTCATTCTCGATATCCTCGGTCGCGCCACGGGGCTCCGGCCCTGCGTCACGGCCGATCGCATCGGCCTCGGGCGCATAGGCGTCCTCGCGTTCGCTCGGGTTTCGCTGCTGCTCGTCCAGATGCCGTGAGCTGCCCTGGTGAAGCCTTCGATCGCCGTTGCTCATACCTGCTCTCCTATTCGTTCGTGCGGCCAAGGTCGTCGGCGCGCGCGCCGCCGCCCAGGCTGGAATCATTTTCGCGATCGCCTTCGACCGTACTCACGCCGCCGATCTCGTTCGGGCTTTCCCCGCTGCGGAACAGGCCCTTCGACTGGCCGATGCCGGGATTGTCCTTCAAGTCGTCGCGATGCCGCTCGCGGGGCTCGGTCTTGTCATGCTTGCTGCTCATCGAAAAACCTCCTTGGGTGGTAACCAACCGCATGAGATCGCTCGACGTTCCGGCCGTTTGCGCGGCTGCGCCGACCCGTGCGATATGTGTGCCAAGACAGAAGAGAGGAGCAGGAAATGGCCACCGCGATCGCCGAAAAGCCGCAGATGTCCGACGCCGAATGGGAAGCGCGGCAGCAGCTCGCCGCCTGCTACCGCGTGTTCGACATGCTCGGCTGGTCCGAGATGATCTACAACCACATCACGGTGAAGGTGCCGGGCGAGGACAACGCCTATCTGATCAATCCCTATGGCCTGCACTTCAGCGAAGTGAAGGCGTCGAACCTGGTTAAGATCGATATCGACGGCAACAAGCTGGATGGCTCACCCTATCCGGTGAACCCTGCGGGCTTCACCCAGCACAGCGTGTTCCACAAGCACCTGCCCGACGCGCATTGCATCATGCACACCCACACCACGGCGGGCATGGCGGTGAGCGCGCTGGAAGGCGGTCTTCAGCCGACCAACTTCTACGCCTGCAACTTCGTGGGGCAGATCGCCTATCATGATTTCGAAGGCGTGACGGTGCGCTCGGAAGAGGGCGAGCGGTTGATCGCCAATCTCGGCGGCAAGCGCGTCATGTTCCTGCGCAATCACGGCATCCTGGTGATGGGCCGCACGCTTCCCGAAGCCTTCATCAAGCATTGGGCGCTCCAGCGCGCCTGCGAGATCCAGCTCGCCACCTTGTCGATGGGCAAGCCGCTGCACGTCCCGGACGAAGTGGTGTCGGTGCATCAGCGCGATCTTTCGAAAGTGCAGATTCCCGGCGGGCAAGGCGCTGCCGACTTCGCCGCGATGGTGCGGCTGGTCGATCGCATCGACACAAGCTGGCGCGACTAACCGGATGATGGAATAGCGGCGTCATGACTCGCTTCACCGTCAACGGCAGCCCAGTCGAATATCTGATGGATCCGGAGACTCCGCTTCTCTGGGCACTCCGCGACGCCTCCAATCTCACCGGCACCAAATATGGGTGCGGCACCGGCGAATGCGGCGCCTGCACCGTCGACATCGACGGGCAGGCCCGCCTCGCCTGCCAGATCTCGATCGCCGCCGCCGAAGGGACGTTCGTAACCACGATCGAAGGGCTATCCGAGGGCCGCGACCACCCGGTGCAGCGGGCACTGATCGCCGCGAGCGTGCCGCAATGCGGCTATTGCATTCCCGGCATCGTAATGGCCGCCGCCGCGCTGCTGCGGACGAACCGTTCGCCCTCGCGCGACGAGATTGCAGACGCGATCCCAAACCTGTGCCGGTGCGGCATCTATCCGCGGCTGACCGACGCAATCCTGCAGGCGGCGCGGATCGCACGCGGCGAAGGCGGCGCCGAAGCCACGCCAGGGCCGGGGTTCGGCGACGCGCAACGATGAAGCTTGCCGCGCGCTTTCAGCGCAATTCAGCCACCGCTCATCTCGCATGGCCTATCAGCATGCTACCTCGAAGCCCGGCGCCGAGCCGGTCCTGCGGAGATTTGCAATGATGAAGCCCCTATTGGCGACGCTGATCGCCGCGACCGCCCTGATCCCCCCGGCAGCGCAAGCCCAGCAGCGCGAGCGCCAGCAGCAGCAGTGGGAGCAGCGCCAGCAGATTCGTGAGTCCGCCCGCGAACGGCGCCAGGCGGCACGCGAGCAGCGCCAGCAAAACGCGCCCGTGCAGCGCCAGCGTCCGGCTGCGGCGGAGCTCCCGCAGCAGCGACCGGCCGCGCGCCCCGACTTCCGCCAGGATCAACGCGAAGCACGTCAGGAACGCCGCGAGGAGCGGCGCGACTTCCGACA from Sphingosinithalassobacter sp. CS137 harbors:
- the bioB gene encoding biotin synthase BioB; the encoded protein is MTPRTDWTREEIAALFDLPFTELLFRASEVHRAHHAADEVQLCTLLSIKTGGCPEDCGYCSQSVHADSGVKATKLMDPREVLQRAAQAKDNGSQRFCMGAAWRNPKDRDMPAIVEIVSGVRAMGMETCMTLGMLTPKQAAMLKDAGLDYYNHNIDTAPENYANVISTRSFEERVETLDNVRNAGINVCSGGIVGMGEQRGDRVGFLHALATLERHPESVPINALVPVKGTVLGDMLADTPLAKIDDIEFVRTVAVARITMPMSMVRLSAGRESMSEATQALCFLAGANSIFTGDKLLTAANAGDDADSAMLAKLGLKPMTGEEPMRACRMEAAAE
- the scpA gene encoding methylmalonyl-CoA mutase, translating into MADKPTLDDWKALAAKEVKGRDLGWETPEGIAVKPLYTAQDAADPGLPGFAPYTRGVKASMYAGRPWTIRQYAGFSTAEESNAFYRRNLAAGQKGLSVAFDLATHRGYDSDHPRVTGDVGKAGVAIDTLEDMKILFDGIPLDTMSVSMTMNGAVLPCLAFYIVAAEEQGVSQDQLSGTIQNDILKEFMVRNTYIYPPEPSMRIVADIIAYTSENMPRFNSISISGYHMHEAGATAVQELAFTLADGMAYVRAALDRGLDIDAFAGRLSFFFGIGMNFFMEVAKLRAARTLWSRIIADFGGNARSQMLRTHCQTSGVSLTEQDPYNNVIRTTIEAMAATFGGTQSLHTNALDEAVALPTDFSARIARNTQLILQEETGMTNVVDPLGGSYYVEALTKELADKAWALIEEVEAAGGMTDAVAKGIPKEHIERAAAARQARIDRGEDVIVGVNKYRPAQADEIDILDIDNAKVRADQIRRIERVRAERDEKAAQAALGALRQGAAGDANLLGLCVEAARARCTLGEMSAAMEAVFDRHGVSVTPIRGVYGPAHAEDAGWARAEEGVAALERRLGRRPRILVAKMGQDGHDRGANVVASAFADLGFDVVSGPLFQTPEEAARLAIEREVDVVGASSLAAGHKTLVPELIRRLREAGRPDIKVVAGGVIPSQEYEFLREAGVQAIFGPGTNLVTAAAEVLKLLGHNMPPAEEAAE
- a CDS encoding enoyl-CoA hydratase-related protein; its protein translation is MTDYEMILTERRGDVLGITLNRPERLNAAPPQMFDEIRDALDALGDARAVLLLGAGRGFCSGADVSASAARDGEPGDATYKALSDHYHPTIQAIADLPVPVVSAVQGAAAGIGCSLALAADFCIAGESAYFLQAFVNIGLVADGGASWMLPRLIGRGRAMEMLLLGERIKAERALEWGLAYRLVPNDVLENEAWMFADRLARGPTVAMGLMRQQVAYGMSHSLAETMEREAENQRAARRTADATEGGAAFLQKRDAEFKGA
- the mce gene encoding methylmalonyl-CoA epimerase, coding for MKLGPLNHVGVATPSIGAAVARYRDIMGATRIGEPFDLPAQGVRVCFVDTPNSQIELLEPLGENSPIAKFLEKNPAGGQHHVCFEVPDIYAAKAEMEAKGVKVLGEPRIGAHGTPVIFLHPKDMGGVLTELMETPKGGH
- a CDS encoding acyl-CoA carboxylase subunit beta yields the protein MLDILEALEQRREAARMGGGQKRIDAQHAKGKLTARERLDVLLDPGSFEELDMYVEHNCTDFGMEDQVIPGDGVVTGSGTVNGRLVFVFSQDFTVFGGSLSERHAQKICKIMDMALKVGAPVIGLNDSGGARIQEGVASLGGYAEVFQRNVLASGVVPQLSLIMGPCAGGAVYSPAMTDFIFMVKDSSYMFVTGPDVVKTVTNEVVTQEELGGAITHTTKSSVADVAFENDIEALLAARDFIDFLPASNREEVPERPCDDPWDRLEPSLDTLIPPSANQPYDMHELIRKTVDDGDFFELQPAHAGNILIGFGRIEGRTVGIVANQPMVLAGVLDINSSKKAARFVRFCDAFDIPIVTFVDVPGFLPGVGQEHNGIIKHGAKLLFAYAEATVPKITVITRKAYGGAYDVMASKHLRGDLNYAWPTAEIAVMGAKGAVEIIFRGRTPEEIAEKTAEYEARFANPFVAASKGFIDEVIMPHSTRRRIALGLRKLRGKQLENPWKKHDNIPL
- a CDS encoding short-chain fatty acyl-CoA regulator family protein; translation: MEPRRRIFAGDRLRDLRRRTGLSQAALARRLGISVSYLSQIENNDRPVTAAVQLALAREFPFERLASDDALPMLLAAVEAGSDVSVARDRLSEEAVRRALEQQPQLARRLVAVHEAYRRSQEQLRVLDDRVESGAQEGSQLPWEEVRDWFQAEGNYIDALDRSAEALHARLGDLPLERALEQRLRQSHGVRLEREGADHAELSRFDPEARSFRLNAGLPPESRCFRLATLLVRLELASEIRAVAEHAALASTAGRELLSVGLANYAAGALLMPYGAFRQAAQEMRHDIDRLRQRFGVSFEQACHRLSTLQRPGAAGLPVFFCRVDMAGNITKRHSATRLQFARFGGACPLWVVHEAVAIPDRVLVQLAEMPDGTRYVSMAKGLVKPSGSFSRPPRRYAVALGCEESHAADFVYADALRTGGAATPIGTSCRICPRTDCDQRAFPPAASIIEIDPDVRETVPYAFR
- a CDS encoding class II aldolase/adducin family protein, with product MATAIAEKPQMSDAEWEARQQLAACYRVFDMLGWSEMIYNHITVKVPGEDNAYLINPYGLHFSEVKASNLVKIDIDGNKLDGSPYPVNPAGFTQHSVFHKHLPDAHCIMHTHTTAGMAVSALEGGLQPTNFYACNFVGQIAYHDFEGVTVRSEEGERLIANLGGKRVMFLRNHGILVMGRTLPEAFIKHWALQRACEIQLATLSMGKPLHVPDEVVSVHQRDLSKVQIPGGQGAADFAAMVRLVDRIDTSWRD
- a CDS encoding (2Fe-2S)-binding protein; the encoded protein is MTRFTVNGSPVEYLMDPETPLLWALRDASNLTGTKYGCGTGECGACTVDIDGQARLACQISIAAAEGTFVTTIEGLSEGRDHPVQRALIAASVPQCGYCIPGIVMAAAALLRTNRSPSRDEIADAIPNLCRCGIYPRLTDAILQAARIARGEGGAEATPGPGFGDAQR